A window of Schistocerca serialis cubense isolate TAMUIC-IGC-003099 chromosome 1, iqSchSeri2.2, whole genome shotgun sequence genomic DNA:
ctggtcagaatccacgtaactagtACATGCACTAATGTCATTCTTTGGTTGTCctatcacaggtattgtacaagtgttgaGTGAAAAAATGATTCTAGTGTAAGATGTTTGGAAGATTGTATTTTGAAAATGCAATCTCTCAAACATCTTATTTGCTAGAATCCAGCAATAAACACCACTGACTTTTAgtatattaatttcaataggcatTTTCCTATTCAAGAAAGTTtatttttgcacaaaaatacactttctaagtgttgatcggctaacaatatgagcccctggcTATCAATCCATTCTCCAAAAGTCGCACATCAATACAActctccatttccacaatatttgtgaCGCAAGTTTTAGATAATTTGCCCTATATAAACAATGTCTAATGACATGGTGAAAAGTATGAAGTAACTGCTAGCCAGGTTTGTTATTCAGTCAACAACAAATTAAACGGTTGTTTCAATTTTGGTTTATTTTCCTATAGGAAGGAAGGCTCTCATTTATAAAAGAAGAGAACACAGAGGATAATggcattccttaccttttcaagtTCCTTCCGCAGTGCTAGAACAGCCTTTTCCCGGTCAGCCACAAGTTCTTCTAAGTACTGGTATCTTAATTTTTTCCTTGCTCTACATTCTCTTGCACTTTGTCTGCTTCGCTCTAAAAACCGTACAGATAGCAAAGAAAAGAAAGTGCAATCAGCGACAACCATGTTAAACCAAATATAATTCATCTACACTGTGTTTAGTGAGTAATTTCATGACTAAATGCAATTTAAGTTTCTGTGAAATATGTAtgatcaataaaaaaaaaactatgataCAGAAAGGGACAATATTTTACAGGTATCTCTACGATGTCCAAAAATGAGGGATCAAAATTCTGTCTCACCTAATTTTGCTTTCACATCAATTTTGTCACTTGATTTCCTACCAGGCTTCCGACCACGCTTACCACCTTCTTTACGTTCACACCGATTCATTTCCtggataaataaaaatataagaaatttacaaataatttttgcatCTTCAACAATGGTATTAAGTGTTCTACAATTCAAAACATTATCAGAGAAGGATATTTGAGCTTCACATATGTACACTTAATAATTTACAAGTTGCTAGTgtatcccgggagtggaaagacttaccttaggaggaaaaaaggacacacacacacacacacacacacacacacacacacacacacacatatatccatccgcacgtatacagacacaggcagacatatgtaaatgcaaagaggttgggcagagatgtcagtcgaggcggaagtacagaggcaaagatgatgttgaatgacaggtgaggtacgaggggaggcaacttgaaattagcggaggttgaggcctggtgggtaattggaagagagaatatattgaaaggcaagttcccatctccggagttctgataggttggtgtcagtgggaagtatccagataacccagatggtgtaacactgtgccaagatgtgctggccatgcaccaaggcatgtttagccacagggtgatcctcattaccaacaaacactctctgcctgtgtccgttcatgcgaatggacagtctgTTGCTGGTCATTCAGACATAGAAGGCTACAcggtgcaggcatgtcagttggtaaatcacatgggtgctttcacacgtggctctgcctttgatcgtgtacaccttctgggttacaggaatggagtaggtggtggtggtggtggtggtggtggtggtggtgggaggatgcatgggacaggttttacaccagggacagttacaagggtaggagccagagggtagggaaggtggtttggggatttcatagggatggacCAAGAGGTTAAGAAGGTTAGATGGACGGCGaagagacactcttggtggagtgaggaagacttcatgaaggatggatctcatttcagggcaggatttgaggaagtcgtatccctgctggagagccacattcagtgagtgatccagtcccagaaagtatcctgtcacaagtggggcacttttagggttcttctgtgggaggttatgggtttgaggggatgaggaagtggctctagctatttgcttctgtaccaggttgggagggtagctgcgggatgcgaaagctgttctcaggttattggtgtaat
This region includes:
- the LOC126483224 gene encoding REPTOR-binding partner isoform X2; the protein is MNRCERKEGGKRGRKPGRKSSDKIDVKAKLERSRQSARECRARKKLRYQYLEELVADREKAVLALRKELEKYRLWGKELDEGRMPEGMQVLLEEIGAVKQEKC
- the LOC126483224 gene encoding REPTOR-binding partner isoform X1, translated to MDFEEKYLDHQENDEMEMNRCERKEGGKRGRKPGRKSSDKIDVKAKLERSRQSARECRARKKLRYQYLEELVADREKAVLALRKELEKYRLWGKELDEGRMPEGMQVLLEEIGAVKQEKC